Proteins co-encoded in one Arthrobacter sp. ERGS1:01 genomic window:
- a CDS encoding cold-shock protein: MAKGIVKWFNSEKGFGFITADDQSRMVFAHYTAIASSGYRTLEANQKVQFDLVQGPKGPQAENIRPL, translated from the coding sequence ATGGCCAAAGGCATCGTTAAATGGTTTAACTCTGAGAAAGGGTTTGGCTTCATCACCGCCGATGATCAGTCCCGGATGGTTTTCGCTCACTACACCGCCATCGCCAGTAGCGGGTACCGGACACTGGAAGCGAACCAGAAAGTCCAATTCGATCTGGTCCAGGGCCCCAAGGGACCCCAGGCAGAAAACATTCGCCCCCTATAA